The genomic interval GCATCGGCTTGCGCCCGTAGCGGTCGGTGGTGACCATGGCAAGCAGCGTGCCCGCCACCGCGCCGAGCGGCACGGCCGAGGTGATCACCCCCTCCATGAAGGCCGAAACCGTGAAATCCTGCTTGATGAACGGCAGAGCCCCGGAAATCACGCCCTGGTCGAAACCGAAGAGCATGCCGAACAGCGCTGCCACAATGACGATGGCGATGAGCATGGGTTTTCCTCCGCTTGGACGGCCGCTGCCGCCTTCCCCTCTTATGACCCTTTTTATGAACCGCCGCTGAAAACCGCAAACGGCCTTATACCAAAAGTTGAAAGTCGAAACGGCACCCGTTGTCAAATCCTTTTGGACCTTAGCGTTTATATTAGCGGCGTTCCCGACTTCGCCGCCGAGCCCCTTGACCGACGCACGATCGCGCGGCATAGAGGACGCATCCGAGGGGTGTGTCCGTGACACTGAGATGGCCGATGGCCGAACCCTTGAACCTGATCCGGGTTATGCCGGCGTAGGAACGGAGTTTGGTCTTGAGCGACACGCCCAGAAAATCAGCCTCTATTGACGCCTCCGCTGCCCGGTTCTGCCGGGGAGAGCGGGATTGAAGCGCACCCTTTCGGCGACACTCACCTTTTGCGCGATCGTGTCCGGGCTTCTTGTGCTCTGGCAGGCGATCATCGTTTTCGGCGAGCTGCCGCGCTATATCCTGCCGCCGCCGCTTGCCGTGCTGGCGAAGTTCCAGACCGCCCACGCGATGCTGCTAGAAGAGGCGCTGGTGACGCTCAGGGAAATCCTGGCGGGTTTTGCCATGGGCGCGGTCTTCGGCGCGGCGGCGGCGATTTTCATTGCCGCCTTTCCCCGCATCGGCCGTTTCATCTGGCCCGTTCTGGTGGTGCTGCAATCCTTTCCGGTCTTCGTGATCGCGCCGATGCTGGTGCTCTGGTTTGGCTTCGGCATCGCCTCCAAGGTGGTGATGACGACCATCATCGTGTTCTTCCCCGTCGCCTCCAGTTTTGCCGACGGGCTGAGGCGCACCGACCCGGAGATCGTGGCCGCGGCCCTGCTCGATGGCGCGGGGCATTTCGAGATGTTGCGCCACATCCGCCTGCCCCTGGCAATGCCGCATCTGTTTTCCGGCCTCAGGATCGCGGCCCCGCTCGCGCCGCTCGGCGCGGTGGTGGGCGAATGGGTGGGGTCAGCCGGCGGGCTCGGCTTTCTCATGGTCCAGGCCAATGCCCGCATGCAGAGCGAGACCGTGTTCGCCGCCATGCTGATCCTCGCGCTCGAGGCCGTGCTTTTTCGAAAGGCGGTGGATCTCGCCGCCCCCTTCTTCACCCGCTGGTCGCATGAGGATTGAGCGACCGGCGCAACCGAACAGGAGAATGACATGCTGAAGAAACTCGCATTCGCCGCCGCTCTCGCCCTGGCTCCCGGGCTGGCGAGCGCCGCCGATAAGCTCGACGTGATCCTCGAATGGTATGTAAACCCCGACCACGCGCCGCTGGTGATCGCCGCCGAAAACGGCTATTTCGCCGATGAGGGGCTCGACGTGGAACTGGTGCCGCCATCCGACCCGTCGATGGTGCCGCGCATGGTGGCGACCGGCAAGGTTGATATCGGCATTCACTACCAGCCCAATCTCTATCTCGATCACGAGGCCGGCATTGATATCGTCCGCTTCGGCACACTGGTCTCGACGCCCCTCAACACGCTGACGGTGCTGAAAGACGGGCCGATCAAATCCGTCGCCGACCTGAAGGGCAAGAAGATCGGCTTCTCGGTGGCCGGTATCGAGGATGCGGTGGTGGCCACGATGCTTGAAAACGCCGGCCTCACCAAGGACGACATCACCCTGATCAATGTCAATTTC from Martelella mediterranea DSM 17316 carries:
- a CDS encoding ABC transporter substrate-binding protein; amino-acid sequence: MLKKLAFAAALALAPGLASAADKLDVILEWYVNPDHAPLVIAAENGYFADEGLDVELVPPSDPSMVPRMVATGKVDIGIHYQPNLYLDHEAGIDIVRFGTLVSTPLNTLTVLKDGPIKSVADLKGKKIGFSVAGIEDAVVATMLENAGLTKDDITLINVNFALTQSLLSQQVDATIGSFRNIELPQMRIAGHEGKAFFPEEHGVPVYDELIYVTRSDMLDDDRLPRFLDAVEKATVFIVNHPEAAWESFAKAYPDLDDELNRQAFAESIVRFAKRPAASDAERYERFGAFMAENGLISEAPPVDAISVSLSQQK
- a CDS encoding ABC transporter permease; translated protein: MKRTLSATLTFCAIVSGLLVLWQAIIVFGELPRYILPPPLAVLAKFQTAHAMLLEEALVTLREILAGFAMGAVFGAAAAIFIAAFPRIGRFIWPVLVVLQSFPVFVIAPMLVLWFGFGIASKVVMTTIIVFFPVASSFADGLRRTDPEIVAAALLDGAGHFEMLRHIRLPLAMPHLFSGLRIAAPLAPLGAVVGEWVGSAGGLGFLMVQANARMQSETVFAAMLILALEAVLFRKAVDLAAPFFTRWSHED